Proteins encoded by one window of Hafnia alvei:
- the yeiB gene encoding DUF418 domain-containing protein YeiB, whose product MLKTRIGTLDFVRGLAILCILLMNITGFGLPKAAYLNPAYNGLPDGADTLTWGLLHVFVQGKFLAMFALLFGAGLQLLLPKGKHWLRARLSWLVLFGLIHAIFFWDGDILLAYGLIGLISWRMIRDASSTLQLLRTGLVLYVIGLGLLLLLGLIAGPEPSAFWLPGYAAIQYEGIWKIHGGWEAWRNRSDLLSANLMALAVQYGWQLAGLMLTGAALMRSGWLSGSFSQRHYRRTALWSLVVGLGIQVPTTLAQWQNGWEYHVSGYLLQVPAELTAPLMMIGYVSLIYAFWPQISRLKLAFALRQVGRMALTNYLLQTLLCTTLFYQFAMFNHWSRTALLWVVPVVWLINVLFSILWLRHFKQGPVEWLWRKLTALGTQTRS is encoded by the coding sequence ATGCTGAAAACGCGCATTGGTACACTGGATTTTGTACGCGGGCTGGCGATTCTTTGTATTCTTTTAATGAACATCACCGGTTTTGGTTTACCCAAAGCGGCCTATCTCAATCCTGCCTATAACGGACTACCTGATGGCGCAGATACGCTGACGTGGGGTCTGTTACATGTCTTCGTACAAGGCAAATTTTTAGCCATGTTTGCGCTGCTGTTTGGGGCAGGGCTTCAGCTATTGTTGCCCAAAGGTAAACACTGGCTGCGTGCGCGTTTATCTTGGCTGGTTTTATTCGGACTTATCCATGCCATTTTCTTTTGGGACGGTGACATTTTATTGGCCTACGGCCTGATTGGATTAATCAGTTGGCGAATGATCCGCGATGCTTCTTCAACGCTACAGCTGTTGCGCACCGGTCTGGTGCTATATGTCATTGGATTAGGGCTGCTGCTACTGCTGGGGTTGATTGCAGGGCCTGAACCGAGCGCATTTTGGCTACCGGGATATGCTGCAATTCAGTACGAAGGCATTTGGAAAATACACGGTGGTTGGGAAGCATGGCGTAATCGCAGTGATTTGCTCAGCGCAAATCTGATGGCGCTCGCGGTGCAGTATGGCTGGCAGCTTGCAGGGCTGATGCTGACCGGTGCGGCACTAATGCGCAGCGGCTGGCTAAGCGGTAGTTTCAGCCAGCGACATTATCGGCGAACGGCGCTTTGGTCGCTGGTGGTGGGACTAGGCATTCAGGTGCCGACCACCTTAGCGCAGTGGCAAAACGGTTGGGAATATCACGTTAGTGGTTATTTGCTTCAGGTGCCTGCCGAACTGACTGCGCCACTCATGATGATCGGTTATGTTTCGCTGATCTATGCATTCTGGCCACAAATCTCACGGCTTAAACTTGCCTTCGCTCTGCGGCAGGTTGGGCGCATGGCGTTGACGAACTATTTGCTGCAAACGCTGCTGTGCACCACGCTGTTTTATCAATTTGCCATGTTTAATCACTGGTCAAGAACGGCATTGCTCTGGGTTGTTCCGGTAGTATGGCTGATTAATGTTCTTTTCTCGATACTTTGGCTGCGTCACTTTAAGCAAGGGCCGGTTGAGTGGTTATGGCGTAAATTAACGGCGCTGGGTACTCAAACAAGAAGTTGA
- the galS gene encoding HTH-type transcriptional regulator GalS: MITIRDVARLAGVSVATVSRVLNNTAITTPETKAVVQSAVAELGYRPNANAQALATQSSDMLGVVVMDVSDPFFGALVKGVDEVAQRERKNLLIANSYHDADKERKAIEMLIRQRCNALIVHAKMLSDDELVAFMQQVPGMVLINRIVPSYEHRCVGLNNLAGGQMATQLLLDKGHRRIGFLGSNHQIEDQMMRQKGYETAMQLAGIEIGKAWCAYASPDLQGGEAAMVELLGRNQQLSAVFAYNDAMAAGALAVLKENGISIPEQFSIVGFDDIPIARYTSPKLTTVRYPIVSMATLASELALKSVHQTPLSPNGHCFMPTLVQRWSVGSR, encoded by the coding sequence ATGATCACTATTCGTGATGTTGCACGGCTGGCGGGTGTTTCCGTTGCTACCGTATCCCGTGTTTTGAACAATACGGCGATCACCACGCCGGAAACGAAAGCCGTGGTGCAGAGCGCCGTGGCTGAACTCGGCTACCGCCCGAACGCCAACGCGCAGGCGTTAGCAACGCAAAGTAGTGACATGTTGGGTGTGGTGGTGATGGATGTCTCTGACCCTTTCTTTGGTGCGTTAGTTAAAGGTGTTGATGAAGTTGCCCAGCGCGAGCGCAAAAATCTGCTGATTGCCAACAGTTATCACGATGCAGATAAAGAGCGAAAGGCGATAGAAATGCTGATACGCCAGCGCTGCAATGCGTTGATTGTGCATGCAAAGATGTTATCAGACGATGAGCTGGTGGCGTTTATGCAGCAGGTGCCGGGTATGGTGTTGATCAACCGTATCGTTCCGAGCTATGAGCACCGCTGTGTGGGCTTGAACAATTTGGCAGGTGGGCAAATGGCCACGCAGTTGTTGCTGGACAAAGGCCATCGTCGGATTGGCTTTTTGGGTTCAAATCATCAGATTGAAGACCAAATGATGCGGCAGAAAGGGTATGAAACCGCCATGCAATTAGCGGGGATCGAAATCGGTAAAGCGTGGTGCGCCTATGCTTCGCCCGATCTACAAGGTGGGGAAGCCGCAATGGTGGAACTTCTTGGCCGCAATCAGCAGTTGAGTGCCGTGTTTGCCTATAACGACGCTATGGCTGCGGGTGCTTTAGCCGTGTTGAAAGAAAACGGTATTTCTATTCCAGAACAATTTTCTATCGTGGGTTTTGACGATATCCCTATTGCACGCTATACCAGCCCTAAACTGACCACCGTCCGTTATCCTATTGTTTCTATGGCTACTTTAGCCTCTGAGCTGGCGCTTAAGTCCGTTCATCAAACGCCTCTTTCTCCCAACGGTCACTGTTTTATGCCTACCTTAGTGCAGCGCTGGAGCGTGGGTTCTCGATAA
- the mglB gene encoding galactose/glucose ABC transporter substrate-binding protein MglB produces MNKKTFTLATLAASMMFGVAAQAATTNIGVTIYKYDDNFMSVVRKALENDAKADPSVKLLMNDSQNDQSKQNDQVDVLMARGVKGLAINLVDPAAAPTIIDKAKANDVPVVFFNKEPSRKALDSYDKAYYVGTDSKESGIIQGQLIGKHWKANPNWDLNKDGVIQFVLLKGEPGHPDAEARTTYVVKSLNDQGIKTQQLQLDTAMWDTAQAKDKMDAWLSGPNANKIEVVIANNDAMAMGAVEALKAHNKTAIPVFGVDALPEALALVKSGAMAGTVLNDASNQAKATFDLTKNLAEGKPAGEGTNWKIENKIVRVPYVGVDQDNLSQFIKK; encoded by the coding sequence ATGAATAAGAAGACGTTTACCTTAGCAACTTTGGCGGCCAGCATGATGTTTGGCGTCGCGGCACAGGCGGCAACCACCAATATCGGGGTCACCATCTATAAGTACGACGACAACTTTATGTCCGTGGTACGTAAGGCGTTAGAAAACGATGCTAAGGCTGATCCCAGCGTTAAATTGTTGATGAATGACTCACAAAACGATCAGTCCAAGCAAAACGATCAGGTTGACGTGCTGATGGCGCGTGGCGTGAAAGGATTGGCAATTAACCTCGTCGATCCTGCTGCTGCTCCAACGATTATTGATAAAGCGAAGGCAAACGATGTTCCGGTCGTGTTCTTCAACAAAGAACCCTCTCGTAAGGCGCTGGATAGCTACGACAAAGCGTATTACGTGGGCACCGACTCCAAAGAGTCTGGCATCATTCAGGGTCAGCTGATCGGTAAACACTGGAAAGCCAATCCTAACTGGGATCTGAACAAAGATGGCGTGATTCAGTTCGTCCTGCTGAAAGGCGAGCCGGGCCACCCAGATGCTGAAGCACGTACAACTTACGTGGTGAAAAGCCTGAACGACCAAGGTATTAAAACTCAGCAATTGCAGTTAGATACCGCAATGTGGGATACCGCGCAGGCTAAAGATAAAATGGATGCATGGTTGTCTGGCCCAAATGCGAACAAGATTGAAGTGGTTATCGCCAACAACGATGCTATGGCGATGGGCGCCGTCGAAGCCCTGAAAGCGCATAACAAAACCGCTATTCCAGTGTTTGGCGTCGATGCCCTGCCAGAAGCGCTGGCGTTAGTTAAATCAGGCGCAATGGCCGGTACCGTATTGAACGATGCCAGCAACCAAGCGAAAGCCACCTTCGATTTGACCAAAAATCTCGCCGAAGGCAAGCCAGCGGGTGAAGGCACCAACTGGAAAATTGAAAATAAAATTGTTCGCGTTCCGTATGTCGGCGTCGATCAGGACAATCTGTCTCAGTTTATTAAAAAATAA
- the mglA gene encoding galactose/methyl galactoside ABC transporter ATP-binding protein MglA, translating to MDNINKSFPGVKALDNVNLRVRPHSIHALMGENGAGKSTLLKCLFGIYQKDSGRILFQGKEINFKSAKEALEHGVSMVHQELNLVLQRNVMDNMWLGRYPMKGIFVDQDKMYQDTKAIFDELDIDIDPREKVAGLSVSQMQMIEIAKAFSYNAKIVIMDEPTSSLTEKEVNHLFTIIRKLKDRGCGIVYISHKMEEIFKLCDEITILRDGQWIATQTLDGMGMDQIISMMVGRSLTQRFPDRVNTPGKVILEVRELTSLRQPSIRDVSFDLHEGEILGIAGLVGAKRTDIVETLFGIREKVKGTIRLHGKAINNHSANEAINHGFALVTEERRSTGIYAYLDIGFNSLISNIRKYKNKVGLLDNRRMKSDTQWVIDAMRVKTPGHHTSIGSLSGGNQQKVIIGRWLLTQPEILMLDEPTRGIDVGAKFEIYQLMTELAKKGKGIIIISSEMPELLGITDRILVMSNGQVAGIVETKRTSQNEILRLASLHL from the coding sequence ATGGATAATATCAATAAGTCATTTCCTGGCGTCAAAGCGCTGGATAATGTCAATCTGCGTGTACGACCACACTCCATCCATGCATTAATGGGGGAGAACGGTGCGGGTAAATCCACACTATTAAAATGTTTGTTTGGCATTTACCAGAAAGATTCAGGACGTATTCTTTTTCAGGGAAAAGAGATCAATTTTAAGAGCGCCAAAGAAGCATTGGAACACGGCGTTTCGATGGTGCATCAAGAGCTAAACTTAGTTCTGCAGCGTAACGTGATGGATAATATGTGGCTTGGTCGTTACCCGATGAAAGGGATTTTTGTCGATCAAGATAAGATGTATCAAGATACTAAAGCGATATTCGATGAGCTCGACATTGATATCGATCCGCGCGAAAAAGTGGCCGGATTATCTGTATCCCAAATGCAGATGATTGAAATTGCTAAGGCATTTTCATATAACGCCAAAATTGTGATTATGGATGAGCCCACTTCTTCTTTAACAGAAAAAGAAGTTAATCATCTTTTTACGATTATCCGTAAATTAAAAGATCGCGGATGCGGCATTGTTTATATCTCCCATAAAATGGAAGAGATCTTTAAGCTCTGCGATGAAATAACGATTCTGCGTGATGGTCAGTGGATTGCGACTCAAACCTTAGATGGTATGGGTATGGACCAAATCATTTCCATGATGGTGGGGCGCTCACTAACCCAGCGTTTTCCCGATCGGGTCAATACGCCGGGTAAGGTTATCTTAGAAGTGCGCGAGCTGACGTCGCTTCGCCAGCCTTCAATCCGTGATGTTTCATTTGATTTACACGAAGGTGAGATCTTAGGCATTGCGGGGCTAGTCGGTGCGAAGCGAACGGATATTGTGGAAACTCTGTTTGGCATACGTGAAAAAGTAAAAGGCACGATCCGCTTGCATGGCAAAGCGATTAATAACCATAGCGCGAACGAAGCGATAAACCATGGTTTTGCTTTAGTGACTGAAGAACGCCGCTCTACCGGTATTTATGCTTATCTTGATATTGGTTTTAACTCGCTTATTTCTAATATTCGTAAGTATAAAAATAAAGTGGGCTTGCTGGATAATCGACGAATGAAAAGCGATACCCAGTGGGTTATTGATGCAATGCGGGTAAAAACGCCAGGGCATCATACGTCTATTGGTTCCCTGTCTGGAGGGAATCAGCAAAAGGTGATTATTGGTCGTTGGTTGTTAACTCAGCCCGAAATACTGATGCTGGATGAACCCACTCGGGGTATTGATGTGGGGGCCAAATTTGAAATTTATCAATTGATGACTGAGCTGGCGAAAAAAGGCAAGGGCATCATTATTATTTCATCAGAAATGCCTGAACTGCTAGGTATTACCGATCGCATATTAGTCATGAGTAATGGCCAAGTTGCCGGTATCGTTGAAACTAAAAGAACATCTCAGAATGAAATTCTGCGATTGGCTTCTTTGCATCTATAA
- the mglC gene encoding galactose/methyl galactoside ABC transporter permease MglC, with protein sequence MSVLNKKSLFTYFKEGGIYVVLLVLLAIIIFQDPTFLSLMNLSNILTQSSVRIIIALGVAGLIVTQGTDLSAGRQVGLAAVVAATLLQSMDNVNKVFPNLDTVPIPLVILVVCAVGAVIGLVNGLIIAYLNVTPFITTLGTMIIVYGINSLYYDYVGASPVAGFAPNFSNFAQGFLRFGDFKLSYITFYALIAVAFVWVLWNKTRFGKNIFAIGGNPEAAKVSGVNVPLNLIMVYALSGVFYAFGGMLEAGRIGSATNNLGFMYELDAIAACVVGGVSFSGGVGTVIGVVTGVIIFTVINYGLTYIGVNPYWQYIIKGSIIIFAVALDSLKYAKKK encoded by the coding sequence ATGAGCGTATTAAATAAAAAAAGCCTGTTTACTTATTTTAAAGAAGGCGGGATTTATGTTGTTTTGTTAGTGCTGCTAGCGATTATTATTTTTCAGGATCCAACATTTTTAAGCCTAATGAACCTGAGTAATATTCTGACTCAGTCATCGGTGCGTATAATTATTGCGCTTGGTGTGGCAGGGCTGATTGTGACGCAGGGTACGGATTTATCTGCTGGGCGTCAGGTTGGTTTGGCTGCCGTGGTTGCGGCAACGCTGTTGCAGTCTATGGATAACGTTAATAAGGTGTTTCCAAATTTAGATACTGTGCCTATTCCATTAGTTATTCTTGTGGTGTGTGCTGTGGGTGCGGTGATTGGTTTAGTAAACGGTTTAATTATCGCCTATCTCAACGTAACGCCGTTTATTACCACCCTTGGTACCATGATTATCGTATACGGTATTAACTCACTGTATTACGATTATGTAGGGGCTTCTCCTGTAGCGGGTTTTGCGCCGAATTTCTCTAATTTTGCGCAAGGCTTTTTACGCTTCGGGGATTTCAAACTTTCTTATATCACCTTCTATGCGCTGATCGCGGTTGCTTTCGTCTGGGTACTGTGGAACAAAACGCGGTTTGGTAAAAATATCTTTGCTATTGGTGGTAACCCTGAAGCGGCGAAAGTTTCTGGGGTAAACGTACCGCTAAATTTGATTATGGTGTATGCACTGTCTGGCGTGTTCTACGCATTTGGCGGGATGCTCGAAGCTGGGCGTATCGGGAGTGCAACGAATAACCTTGGCTTTATGTATGAGTTGGATGCTATCGCAGCCTGCGTCGTTGGTGGCGTATCCTTCAGCGGCGGTGTAGGAACCGTTATCGGCGTGGTGACTGGGGTTATTATTTTTACTGTAATCAACTATGGTCTGACCTACATTGGTGTTAACCCCTACTGGCAGTATATTATTAAGGGGTCAATTATTATCTTTGCGGTAGCGCTTGATTCTCTGAAGTATGCGAAGAAAAAATAA
- a CDS encoding EAL domain-containing protein — protein MRNTIIRLQEMIVPVLICIVLLPLSRELSPMANIQGNAIFLLYLPLALAISVVMLFGMKGFAPLFIVYTFYYSTLNIMSLTEAVVLSLCYGLPLWGSFCFMDRIVGVRWRYDIDSMTSRALGIRMFVFGLLYPLACKGMMLAFGSVLDMSPVMERYFSYKLDMFAVVNVEALVLSSIAISPAYYYTLRMLLNRNYAKKFFNQCLRDAFSREKHCVTFIWLGILLGALFAICFPAQQNFNVSYFIPLLFILFTYGIFRFGHRVILLMWSFTSLCLFIFNSNFSVELNSSYQIAFLSASLIAFTVSIFYMAVMFKRSEVMKRVYMHLARIDPMVGLANIRSLSEYIESHPKGTLCFLRLTNLEALSRYHGMMMRVDTKRRIAAVIKPLLKPGEDIYQLPGCELLLYLDTTDNVNRIHLIRQCLCDAELSWNDNPVILRYGIAYTQFDATKESLYTRVGKLHHLSERASLENEVISLEENTESIREEVSERVVWLRKITTALLENRLELYAQPIVHSGGKSYYEILARLLDNGEVIPPSKFIPLISEFNLCAQFDLLMVENVVKHISEAKLDTSNTCFSVNLMPLTLMQRDTAPRIIEIFEHYRVRPEAIIFEITEEQHLVNENIEHSTIKALRDYHFKIAIDDFGTGFSNYQRLKSLNADVVKIDGVFVKDIVNNSLDQLIIKSICDIAREKKLQVVAEYVESQEQLEMLQQLGVQYLQGFLLGEPKPLISF, from the coding sequence ATGAGAAACACCATTATCAGGCTGCAAGAAATGATTGTTCCGGTGCTTATTTGCATCGTATTGCTGCCTTTATCGCGTGAATTGTCGCCTATGGCGAACATTCAAGGGAACGCAATCTTTTTACTTTATCTTCCGTTGGCTTTAGCGATTTCAGTCGTCATGTTATTTGGCATGAAAGGGTTTGCCCCACTGTTTATCGTTTATACTTTTTATTATTCAACTTTAAACATCATGAGCTTGACTGAGGCAGTGGTGCTTTCACTGTGTTACGGACTGCCGCTATGGGGCAGTTTTTGCTTCATGGATCGCATAGTGGGCGTTCGTTGGCGTTATGATATTGATAGTATGACCAGTCGTGCACTAGGCATTCGTATGTTTGTCTTTGGGTTACTGTATCCACTGGCCTGTAAAGGCATGATGCTTGCGTTCGGTTCCGTGCTTGATATGTCACCCGTCATGGAGCGCTATTTTTCATATAAGCTAGATATGTTCGCGGTAGTTAACGTTGAGGCGCTGGTTTTATCTTCAATCGCCATTTCGCCTGCCTATTATTACACTTTGCGAATGTTGCTTAACCGAAACTATGCAAAGAAATTTTTTAACCAATGTTTACGTGATGCTTTTTCAAGAGAAAAACATTGTGTCACGTTCATTTGGCTAGGGATTTTATTAGGAGCGTTATTTGCTATTTGTTTCCCCGCGCAGCAAAACTTTAACGTAAGCTATTTTATTCCACTATTATTTATTTTATTTACTTATGGAATATTTAGATTTGGCCATCGGGTTATTTTACTTATGTGGTCATTTACGTCTCTATGCTTATTTATCTTTAACTCAAATTTCTCTGTTGAACTCAATAGTAGTTATCAGATTGCATTTTTATCGGCTTCATTGATTGCGTTTACGGTTTCCATTTTTTATATGGCCGTGATGTTTAAACGCAGCGAAGTGATGAAACGGGTTTATATGCATCTTGCTCGTATTGATCCGATGGTGGGATTAGCAAATATTCGTTCCTTGAGCGAGTATATCGAAAGCCATCCCAAAGGAACGCTCTGTTTTCTCCGTTTAACAAATTTAGAAGCCTTGAGCCGCTATCATGGGATGATGATGCGGGTTGATACTAAAAGGCGCATTGCGGCGGTGATTAAGCCGCTGCTGAAACCGGGTGAAGATATCTATCAACTGCCTGGCTGTGAGCTACTGCTTTATCTTGATACGACGGATAACGTAAACCGCATTCATCTTATTCGCCAGTGCTTGTGTGATGCAGAGCTAAGCTGGAATGATAATCCCGTCATATTGCGCTATGGCATCGCTTATACCCAGTTTGATGCCACGAAAGAGTCACTGTATACCCGCGTGGGAAAGCTTCATCATCTTTCTGAACGTGCTAGCCTCGAAAATGAGGTTATCAGCTTAGAGGAAAATACGGAATCAATTCGGGAAGAAGTCAGCGAGCGAGTGGTATGGTTACGGAAAATTACGACGGCGTTGCTTGAAAACCGCCTCGAACTCTATGCACAGCCTATCGTTCATTCCGGAGGAAAGAGTTATTACGAGATTTTGGCTCGTCTTCTCGATAACGGTGAAGTCATCCCGCCGAGTAAATTTATTCCTCTGATTTCTGAGTTTAATTTATGCGCGCAGTTTGATTTGCTGATGGTTGAAAATGTGGTTAAGCATATTAGCGAAGCGAAATTAGACACGAGCAATACCTGTTTCTCAGTTAATTTAATGCCGCTTACATTGATGCAGCGTGATACTGCGCCACGGATTATTGAAATCTTTGAGCATTACCGGGTTCGGCCGGAAGCCATTATTTTTGAAATCACCGAAGAACAGCATCTTGTTAACGAGAATATTGAACATTCAACGATCAAAGCGTTACGTGACTACCATTTCAAAATTGCTATTGATGACTTTGGCACGGGATTTTCTAACTATCAGCGTCTGAAATCCTTAAATGCAGACGTCGTGAAAATTGATGGCGTATTTGTCAAAGATATTGTCAATAATTCGCTCGACCAGCTGATTATTAAGTCGATTTGCGATATTGCTCGAGAAAAGAAACTGCAGGTCGTTGCTGAATATGTTGAGTCTCAAGAACAGCTTGAGATGCTACAGCAATTAGGCGTGCAGTATTTGCAGGGTTTTTTACTCGGAGAACCTAAGCCGCTAATTTCTTTCTAA
- the sanA gene encoding outer membrane permeability protein SanA, with protein sequence MWRRLIYGILTVAILLAVTAIGLDRWISWKTAPYIYEDVQDLPHRQVGVVLGTAKYVSTGTINQYYRYRIQGALNAYNSNKVNYLLLSGDNALQSYNEPVTMRRDLINAGVPNGDIVLDYAGFRTLDSIVRTRKVFDTNDFTIITQRFHCERALFIALHMGIQAQCLAVPSPKNMMMIRVREIGARLGALTDLYILKREPRFLGPMIPIPAVHKVSADAQSYPAVSPEQLQELEQVLKQEKAAEKPAAK encoded by the coding sequence ATGTGGAGACGACTGATATACGGTATTTTAACCGTCGCTATTTTACTGGCGGTGACGGCTATTGGTCTGGATCGCTGGATTAGCTGGAAAACTGCGCCGTATATTTACGAAGACGTGCAGGATTTGCCACATCGTCAGGTGGGCGTGGTTTTAGGTACGGCCAAATATGTCAGTACTGGAACCATCAATCAGTATTACCGCTACCGCATCCAAGGCGCGCTTAACGCCTACAACAGCAACAAAGTGAATTACCTATTGCTGAGCGGCGACAATGCGCTTCAGAGCTACAACGAGCCGGTGACCATGCGTCGCGATCTCATCAATGCCGGTGTGCCTAACGGCGATATTGTGCTCGACTATGCCGGATTCAGAACGCTGGACTCCATTGTTCGCACACGCAAAGTCTTCGACACCAACGACTTCACCATTATCACGCAACGTTTCCACTGCGAGCGTGCTCTGTTTATTGCGCTTCACATGGGTATACAGGCGCAATGCTTAGCAGTGCCGTCGCCCAAAAATATGATGATGATAAGAGTGAGGGAAATTGGCGCACGACTGGGGGCGTTAACCGATCTCTATATCCTTAAGCGTGAACCGCGTTTTCTTGGCCCAATGATCCCTATTCCCGCAGTACATAAAGTATCGGCCGATGCACAAAGCTATCCAGCGGTCTCCCCTGAGCAGTTGCAAGAACTTGAGCAAGTTTTAAAGCAAGAAAAAGCCGCTGAGAAACCAGCGGCTAAATAG
- a CDS encoding NAD-dependent malic enzyme, translated as MELEYESKRPLYIPYAGPILLEFPLLNKGSAFSEEERSNFNLHGLLPEAVETIEEQTERAYRQYQDFKTDNDKHIYLRNIQDTNETLFYRMLDAHLSEMMPIIYTPTVGEACEHFSDIYRRARGLFISYPNRDRIDDMLQNATKQNVKVIVVTDGERILGLGDQGIGGMGIPIGKLSLYTACGGISPAYTLPVVLDVGTNNPQRLNDPLYMGWRHPRISGDEYYAFVDEFIQAVKRRWPNVLLQFEDFAQKNATPLLNRYRDELCCFNDDIQGTAAVTLGSLIAASRAAGSQLRDQTITFLGAGSAGCGIAEQIIAQMKSEGLSDEEARQRVFMVDRFGLLTDKLPNLLEFQSKLVQKSTSLANWEVESDAISLLEVVRNAKPTVLIGVSGQPGLFTEEIIREMHSHCARPIVMPLSNPTSRVEARPEDIINWTDGAALVATGSPFGPVSYKDQVFPIAQCNNSYIFPGIGLGVLASGAKRVTDGMLMAASRALADCSPLAQQGSGALLPDVKDIQQVSRSIAFQVGKEAQLQGVAVLTSDEALLQAIDNNFWQPLYRIYKRTSF; from the coding sequence ATGGAACTGGAATACGAAAGTAAACGTCCGTTATACATCCCCTACGCAGGCCCGATCCTGCTGGAATTCCCCCTGCTGAATAAAGGCAGCGCCTTTAGCGAAGAAGAACGCAGCAACTTCAACCTACACGGCCTGCTGCCTGAGGCCGTCGAAACGATTGAAGAACAAACCGAGCGCGCCTATCGCCAGTATCAGGATTTCAAAACCGATAACGATAAACACATCTACCTACGCAATATCCAAGATACTAACGAAACCCTGTTCTATCGCATGCTTGATGCCCATCTGAGTGAAATGATGCCAATCATTTACACCCCAACGGTAGGCGAAGCCTGCGAGCATTTCTCTGATATTTACCGTCGCGCCCGTGGTCTATTCATTTCTTATCCGAACCGCGACCGCATCGACGATATGCTGCAAAACGCCACCAAACAAAACGTGAAAGTCATCGTTGTAACCGACGGTGAACGTATCCTTGGGCTAGGCGATCAGGGCATCGGCGGCATGGGGATCCCCATCGGTAAATTGTCACTGTACACCGCGTGTGGCGGCATCAGCCCTGCCTATACGCTGCCGGTCGTGTTAGATGTGGGCACCAACAATCCACAGCGCTTGAACGATCCGCTGTATATGGGATGGCGTCACCCACGCATTTCCGGTGATGAATATTATGCCTTCGTTGACGAATTCATTCAGGCCGTGAAGCGCCGCTGGCCTAACGTTCTATTGCAGTTTGAAGACTTTGCTCAGAAAAATGCTACCCCGCTGCTCAACCGTTATCGTGACGAACTCTGCTGTTTCAACGATGATATTCAAGGTACGGCGGCAGTTACGCTGGGTAGCCTGATTGCCGCCAGCCGTGCGGCAGGCAGCCAACTGCGCGATCAAACTATTACGTTCTTAGGCGCAGGCTCTGCAGGTTGTGGTATCGCCGAGCAGATCATTGCCCAGATGAAATCCGAAGGCTTAAGCGATGAAGAAGCACGCCAACGCGTATTTATGGTTGACCGCTTTGGCTTGCTCACAGATAAGCTACCAAACCTGCTCGAGTTCCAAAGTAAGCTGGTGCAAAAAAGTACATCACTAGCAAACTGGGAAGTAGAAAGTGATGCAATTTCACTGTTGGAAGTGGTGCGTAACGCTAAGCCTACCGTTCTCATCGGCGTTTCGGGTCAGCCGGGCTTATTTACTGAAGAAATCATTCGTGAAATGCACAGCCACTGCGCGCGTCCAATCGTTATGCCGCTGTCGAACCCAACGTCACGCGTTGAAGCCCGTCCAGAAGATATTATTAACTGGACCGATGGCGCGGCGCTGGTCGCCACCGGCAGCCCATTCGGGCCGGTAAGCTATAAAGATCAGGTCTTCCCGATCGCCCAATGCAATAACTCCTATATCTTCCCTGGTATTGGGCTCGGTGTTCTGGCCTCTGGGGCTAAACGCGTCACCGACGGCATGCTCATGGCCGCCAGCCGCGCCTTAGCCGACTGCTCACCGCTGGCACAGCAAGGTTCAGGTGCACTACTGCCTGATGTTAAAGATATCCAACAAGTATCACGCTCCATTGCGTTCCAAGTGGGCAAAGAAGCACAGCTACAAGGTGTGGCCGTGTTGACCTCTGATGAAGCATTATTACAAGCGATCGATAATAACTTCTGGCAGCCTCTGTATCGTATCTACAAGCGAACCTCATTCTAA